The Leptospira brenneri genome includes a window with the following:
- a CDS encoding FAS1-like dehydratase domain-containing protein, with protein sequence MAVTKDIVGKKLDRFDFTVERGKIKEFCLAINEKNPIYFDVEEAKKAGYSDVPAPPTFPTVIMFWGYPKIWNDMAELGIDLSKILHLKEEYTYHKILYPGKVYAQSEISDVKVGRAEIVTFKTTIYDEKNDPILSAEMAIFIRKD encoded by the coding sequence ATGGCAGTAACCAAAGATATAGTTGGAAAAAAACTAGATCGTTTTGATTTCACAGTGGAACGAGGAAAGATCAAAGAATTCTGCCTCGCCATCAATGAAAAAAACCCAATCTATTTTGACGTAGAAGAAGCAAAAAAAGCTGGATACTCTGATGTTCCTGCTCCCCCTACTTTCCCTACAGTCATTATGTTCTGGGGATACCCTAAGATTTGGAATGATATGGCCGAACTCGGTATCGACCTTTCCAAAATCCTTCACTTAAAAGAAGAGTATACGTATCACAAAATTCTGTATCCGGGCAAAGTGTACGCACAGTCCGAAATTTCCGATGTAAAAGTGGGAAGAGCAGAGATCGTAACTTTCAAAACAACCATCTATGATGAAAAAAATGATCCTATCCTCTCTGCTGAGATGGCGATCTTCATTCGTAAGGATTAA
- a CDS encoding suppressor of fused domain protein has translation MNPITPKVLYQEANPYGSFTAFLEDDGRTIYLYLQSHNNPEWPMKTLWVRNLIDAPDARVDEDFDAGFAPVLTKSEITDTKAQSSLTEDQIHFIWSEEGDGVALFVDEELQAYLPSWSGIKGIHGYAKFAKEEAPTASPLGDPENGVIAERVKANRKFWESVAEKDHWKKAQKLRLDFLESKLGKHEKYWSADGGKYPSLGIASFLPKEFPGIKIFSTIGMSVQNQPSIELYHKEYENFSRIELVFAIQLLKDAEDKSETWIQHVLGEMVKFPWNTGIWFGHSHTIQNPRKDPDQLYLDFNWFVLRNVTEELEQGSSESLPQLSGLITENGKRANFLLLTPIATEERICFMREGSAKFWETWKKEGYSFSHDSERRMLEF, from the coding sequence ATGAATCCCATTACCCCTAAAGTTTTATACCAAGAAGCAAATCCTTACGGTTCTTTTACTGCATTTTTAGAAGATGATGGAAGAACCATTTACCTTTACTTACAATCACATAACAACCCTGAGTGGCCCATGAAAACACTTTGGGTAAGAAACTTGATCGATGCTCCCGATGCACGAGTGGATGAAGATTTTGATGCAGGATTTGCACCGGTTCTTACCAAATCAGAAATTACAGATACAAAAGCACAAAGTTCACTCACAGAAGACCAAATTCATTTTATTTGGTCTGAAGAAGGTGATGGAGTGGCATTGTTTGTTGATGAAGAGTTGCAAGCCTATCTTCCTTCTTGGTCTGGGATCAAAGGGATCCACGGATATGCAAAGTTTGCAAAAGAAGAAGCTCCCACAGCTTCTCCCCTTGGTGATCCAGAAAATGGAGTGATTGCCGAACGAGTGAAAGCCAATCGTAAATTTTGGGAATCTGTTGCCGAAAAAGATCATTGGAAGAAAGCACAGAAACTTCGATTGGATTTTTTAGAATCAAAACTTGGGAAACATGAGAAGTATTGGTCTGCTGATGGAGGGAAGTATCCTTCCCTTGGAATTGCCTCTTTTTTACCCAAAGAATTTCCTGGGATTAAAATCTTTTCCACCATTGGGATGAGTGTTCAAAACCAACCTTCGATTGAACTCTATCACAAAGAATACGAAAACTTTTCTCGCATTGAACTTGTTTTTGCCATCCAACTTTTAAAAGATGCAGAAGATAAATCAGAAACTTGGATCCAACATGTTCTCGGTGAGATGGTAAAATTTCCTTGGAATACAGGAATTTGGTTTGGTCATTCTCATACGATTCAAAATCCAAGAAAAGATCCTGACCAACTCTATCTAGACTTCAACTGGTTCGTTCTACGCAACGTTACAGAGGAATTAGAACAAGGTTCTAGTGAATCTTTACCACAACTCTCTGGCCTCATCACAGAGAATGGAAAACGAGCCAATTTTCTATTATTAACTCCTATCGCAACTGAAGAAAGAATTTGTTTTATGCGAGAAGGTTCTGCAAAATTTTGGGAAACTTGGAAGAAAGAAGGATATAGTTTTTCTCACGACAGCGAACGAAGGATGTTAGAATTCTAA
- a CDS encoding VanW family protein, with protein MGFSFKKKSIPGMHQRVNRGNLRLFLGKIYFQWKRYLVWFLERKSFASTKISFNELSHLFPISVFKHSSPIYRKLKDVPMYLQENKRVNLSIAILKLDGLVLNPGEVFSFWYLVGKPTKRKGYLPGMQLRNGSFIERTGGGLCQMANLIYWMSLHTPLTIKERWRHSFDIFPDSERTLPFGSGATLSYNYIDLQIKNTTKQTFVLHLWIEDDFLKGEWYSDVEIPFSYQVYESYHGFHAEPWGGYTRRNAIRKKKISKSTKEILDDELVTENVAWMMYEPLLEEGRQGSGSRDSNLT; from the coding sequence ATGGGATTTAGTTTCAAAAAAAAATCCATTCCCGGTATGCATCAAAGGGTCAATCGTGGAAACCTTCGTTTGTTTCTCGGTAAAATCTATTTTCAATGGAAACGGTATTTGGTTTGGTTTCTCGAAAGAAAATCCTTTGCGAGCACAAAAATATCTTTCAATGAGTTATCTCATCTCTTTCCTATTTCTGTTTTCAAACATTCCTCACCCATTTATCGCAAACTGAAAGATGTACCCATGTATCTTCAAGAAAACAAAAGGGTTAATTTAAGTATCGCCATTCTAAAGTTAGATGGTTTAGTTTTAAATCCTGGAGAAGTGTTTTCCTTTTGGTATCTTGTTGGAAAACCAACAAAACGAAAAGGGTATTTGCCCGGGATGCAATTACGAAACGGGAGTTTTATCGAACGCACCGGTGGTGGCCTTTGTCAAATGGCAAATCTTATCTATTGGATGAGTTTACATACTCCGTTAACAATCAAAGAACGATGGCGCCATAGCTTTGATATCTTTCCTGATTCCGAAAGGACATTACCTTTTGGGTCTGGTGCCACTTTGTCTTATAATTATATTGATTTACAGATCAAAAATACAACCAAACAGACATTTGTATTGCATCTCTGGATTGAGGATGATTTCTTAAAAGGAGAATGGTATTCCGATGTGGAAATTCCTTTTTCCTATCAAGTTTATGAATCCTATCATGGATTTCATGCGGAACCTTGGGGGGGATATACCAGAAGGAATGCCATCCGAAAGAAAAAGATTTCGAAAAGTACAAAAGAAATTTTGGATGATGAACTAGTAACAGAAAACGTCGCTTGGATGATGTACGAGCCACTTTTGGAAGAGGGAAGACAAGGTTCTGGTTCTCGTGATTCTAATTTAACATAG
- a CDS encoding PH domain-containing protein, whose protein sequence is MQTIEQIKTQIQSLLVNHPHINIDILIAYHPGFLCLPEILEDGEKIQGYCMGLLEGKNKKLGAGKWLVIQTGNGFHFVRKLLFKSGFDSISLERTKVKKITTKMGWFFGKIQWETEEDTIEMLQIGKKDYEFFVKGL, encoded by the coding sequence ATGCAAACCATCGAACAAATCAAAACTCAAATTCAATCTTTACTGGTCAATCATCCACATATCAATATTGACATACTGATAGCCTACCATCCAGGTTTTCTTTGTTTGCCTGAAATTTTAGAAGATGGGGAAAAGATCCAAGGCTATTGTATGGGACTTTTGGAAGGCAAAAACAAAAAACTGGGTGCAGGTAAATGGCTTGTGATTCAAACGGGCAATGGATTTCATTTTGTTCGAAAACTTTTATTCAAATCTGGTTTTGATTCCATTTCCTTAGAGCGGACAAAGGTAAAAAAGATAACCACAAAGATGGGTTGGTTTTTTGGAAAGATCCAATGGGAAACAGAAGAGGATACAATTGAGATGTTACAGATTGGAAAGAAGGATTATGAGTTTTTTGTGAAAGGGTTGTGA
- a CDS encoding alpha-ketoglutarate-dependent dioxygenase AlkB family protein, with product MHLFPRSESENLLPYDGVLLYIPQFLPAKEADRFFTVLMDEIEWKSDEAILYGKHITTKRSVAWYAEKGFSYRYSGTTKTALPWSSLLLELKTKVEQTSKEKFNSCLLNLYHDGSEGMAWHSDDETSLRPNSTIASLSFGAERFFRYKHKKTGEQVELQLEHGSLLLMKDVIQRHWLHSLPKAMKVKRPRINLTFRQFGLV from the coding sequence ATGCACTTATTCCCAAGGTCTGAATCAGAAAACCTTTTACCTTATGACGGGGTTTTGTTGTATATTCCCCAATTTCTCCCCGCCAAGGAAGCAGATAGGTTTTTTACTGTTTTGATGGATGAGATAGAATGGAAGTCCGATGAAGCCATCCTCTATGGAAAACACATCACAACCAAAAGAAGTGTCGCCTGGTATGCGGAAAAAGGATTTTCCTACCGGTATTCGGGAACCACAAAAACAGCCCTACCTTGGTCCTCGTTACTTTTGGAATTAAAAACAAAAGTGGAGCAGACATCGAAAGAAAAATTCAATTCCTGTCTCTTAAATTTATACCATGATGGAAGTGAAGGGATGGCTTGGCATAGTGATGACGAAACCTCCTTACGTCCCAATTCAACCATTGCTTCTCTGAGTTTTGGTGCAGAACGATTCTTTCGTTATAAACATAAAAAAACAGGAGAGCAGGTTGAGTTACAATTAGAACACGGAAGTTTGTTACTAATGAAAGATGTGATCCAAAGGCATTGGTTGCATTCCCTTCCCAAGGCTATGAAAGTCAAACGACCAAGGATTAATTTAACCTTTCGTCAATTTGGATTGGTTTAA
- a CDS encoding synaptic vesicle VAT-1 family membrane protein, with the protein MLREVYRIEKTGSIDQLQRKSEPLSEPEGDEVTIEVKAIGLNFADIFSIYGLYSATPKESFIPGLEFAGKIVKIGQKVKDFQVGDSVFGVTRFGAYATHLNISEKTVFPLPKGWSMQDGAAFVVQALTAYYALVPLGQVKEGDHVLIHSAAGGVGIMAGHIAKKKKAIIIGLVGDSVKFSILKEVGYDYFLIRSPKFKQEMRKILSGHPLKIVLECLGGRYFYDSYDLLAPMGRLVTYGSANFTPSHSFRNWFSIAYSYLRRPKIDPLSMISDNKSVMGFNLIWLWNEIDELRKHFSDLMILSLPKQTIGHEFTFDSMHDALRTFQSGQTIGKIVITVP; encoded by the coding sequence ATGTTAAGAGAAGTCTATCGCATCGAAAAAACGGGATCTATCGATCAACTGCAAAGAAAATCAGAACCATTATCTGAACCAGAGGGTGATGAAGTGACCATTGAAGTGAAAGCCATTGGTCTTAACTTTGCTGATATATTTTCGATTTATGGTTTGTATTCCGCAACTCCTAAGGAAAGTTTCATTCCTGGTCTGGAATTTGCGGGAAAAATCGTAAAAATAGGCCAAAAAGTTAAGGATTTTCAAGTCGGCGACTCAGTGTTTGGTGTGACTCGGTTCGGGGCATACGCAACTCATCTTAACATCTCGGAAAAAACTGTGTTTCCACTTCCGAAGGGTTGGTCCATGCAAGATGGTGCTGCTTTTGTTGTGCAAGCACTCACTGCATACTATGCTCTTGTTCCACTTGGACAAGTGAAAGAAGGAGATCATGTTCTGATTCATAGTGCTGCCGGTGGAGTGGGAATCATGGCAGGTCATATCGCAAAGAAAAAAAAAGCAATCATCATCGGTCTTGTAGGTGATTCCGTTAAGTTTTCTATCTTAAAAGAGGTTGGTTATGATTATTTTCTCATTAGATCTCCTAAGTTTAAACAAGAGATGAGGAAAATTTTATCAGGACATCCCTTAAAAATAGTTTTAGAATGTTTAGGTGGTCGTTATTTTTACGACAGTTATGATCTCTTAGCACCTATGGGAAGGCTTGTTACCTATGGTAGTGCGAACTTCACACCATCACATTCATTCCGAAATTGGTTTTCTATCGCGTATTCTTACCTCAGAAGACCAAAAATTGATCCATTATCGATGATTTCAGACAATAAATCGGTGATGGGATTCAATTTAATATGGTTGTGGAATGAAATTGATGAATTAAGAAAACATTTTTCCGATTTAATGATCTTATCACTACCAAAACAAACGATTGGGCATGAGTTTACGTTTGATTCGATGCATGATGCACTCCGTACATTTCAATCGGGACAAACAATTGGTAAGATCGTCATCACAGTTCCGTAG
- a CDS encoding MaoC/PaaZ C-terminal domain-containing protein — MAKIEFDKVEVGQTLPPLDVPVIEHANLVRYAGASGDFNPIHNDPDFARKAGLDGTISHGMYVMAQVGRLCTSWAEQKDIAYFGVTFKAMTKLGEKLTVVGTIKKKFEKDGKKTVTVLVEAKNEAGEVKAGGDLVVNAV, encoded by the coding sequence ATGGCAAAAATCGAATTTGATAAAGTAGAAGTTGGTCAGACACTTCCTCCACTAGACGTCCCAGTCATCGAACATGCGAATTTAGTTCGTTATGCGGGTGCCTCTGGAGATTTTAACCCGATCCACAACGATCCTGATTTCGCAAGAAAAGCAGGTCTTGATGGAACCATCTCTCACGGTATGTATGTGATGGCACAAGTGGGAAGACTTTGTACTTCTTGGGCGGAACAAAAAGACATCGCGTACTTTGGTGTGACTTTCAAAGCCATGACCAAACTCGGCGAAAAACTCACTGTTGTGGGAACCATCAAAAAGAAATTTGAAAAAGATGGTAAAAAAACAGTTACTGTGCTTGTAGAAGCGAAAAACGAAGCTGGCGAAGTGAAAGCTGGTGGAGATTTAGTTGTCAACGCAGTATAA
- a CDS encoding discoidin domain-containing protein produces the protein MKKMILTLLAFVVLFCKNSPIENSIVIERIQAASSADGTSPINVFKPGKYWKPETNLDGITIFFSNGVKWNQPGKTDGRAFFNEISIECQEKKGYVAFYKDGSYATNFNCAKETPQKIRSNGVHVIYLLPESGNGIQTVSFYQNGKKLDVAYPEPIVGQVTASSTLPNYPAYSLFDGSIDFAWVEGAKANGEGESFQIELEDNIDLSGFEIFNGYQRLDALFYKNGSVTELLVSDGSESFPIKIEDRQGGQRIFFPKTLSGKKFTFTIQKVRPGKTWTDTVIAEIILLGEKGKRYTVLDKDADEFKSSVLSKTKNTILSGVVNKAVFRDVSDGSFRLDYVFRSNGSFVIWKDDESEKRVLDGNWVLLEASPTEAKIKIFGRDHKVVTQSLDSNSPYAETTSAVSTLIFGDTLTVKKSGNTLQMIGKKVQIAK, from the coding sequence TTGAAAAAAATGATCCTAACTCTTTTGGCTTTTGTCGTTCTATTTTGTAAAAATAGTCCGATCGAAAACTCTATCGTCATTGAACGAATCCAAGCAGCATCTTCTGCTGATGGCACAAGCCCCATCAATGTATTCAAACCGGGCAAATATTGGAAACCGGAGACTAATTTGGATGGGATTACCATTTTTTTCTCTAATGGTGTTAAGTGGAACCAACCGGGGAAAACAGACGGACGAGCCTTTTTTAATGAAATTTCTATTGAGTGCCAAGAGAAAAAAGGATATGTAGCATTTTATAAAGATGGAAGTTATGCGACTAATTTTAACTGCGCTAAGGAAACACCGCAAAAAATAAGATCCAATGGAGTTCATGTAATTTATTTATTACCAGAATCAGGGAATGGAATTCAAACGGTTTCATTTTATCAAAATGGCAAAAAATTGGATGTCGCCTATCCTGAACCAATTGTTGGCCAAGTCACTGCGAGTAGTACACTCCCTAATTATCCCGCTTATAGTTTGTTTGATGGAAGTATTGATTTTGCTTGGGTGGAAGGTGCCAAAGCCAATGGGGAAGGTGAGTCTTTTCAAATCGAATTAGAAGATAATATCGATTTATCTGGGTTTGAAATTTTTAACGGATATCAAAGATTAGATGCTTTATTTTATAAAAATGGTTCTGTCACCGAGTTACTTGTGTCCGATGGTTCTGAATCTTTTCCGATCAAAATTGAAGACAGACAAGGAGGACAAAGGATATTTTTTCCAAAAACACTTTCAGGAAAAAAATTCACATTCACCATTCAAAAAGTTCGGCCAGGAAAAACTTGGACAGATACAGTCATTGCTGAAATCATTTTACTTGGGGAAAAAGGTAAAAGATACACAGTCCTAGATAAAGATGCGGATGAATTCAAAAGTTCCGTTCTTTCTAAAACAAAAAATACCATTCTTTCTGGAGTAGTCAACAAAGCTGTATTCAGAGATGTTTCGGATGGTAGTTTCCGATTGGATTATGTATTTCGCTCCAATGGTTCCTTTGTCATTTGGAAAGATGATGAATCTGAAAAACGAGTGTTAGATGGAAATTGGGTTTTGTTAGAAGCATCTCCTACAGAAGCCAAAATTAAAATTTTTGGCCGAGACCACAAAGTTGTAACACAAAGTTTAGATTCGAATAGCCCTTATGCCGAAACTACCAGTGCAGTATCCACTCTTATTTTTGGTGATACACTTACCGTTAAAAAGTCAGGCAATACATTGCAGATGATTGGTAAAAAAGTCCAAATCGCTAAATAA
- a CDS encoding SDR family oxidoreductase produces MKSINSELPVVVTGGSGYIASWIVKYLLEEGKSVRATVRSLKDNKKIAHLLELKDQFKDKLTLLEADLLQDGSFDQTIEGTELVIHTASPFFVAGIKNAQKQLVDPALQGTRNVLESCNRVSSVKRVVLTSSVAAIHSDNIDSLQVPNNTFTEEHWNTTSNLTHQPYAYSKTLAEKEAWEIQKKQTRWDLVVINPSFVMGPSLSKRLDGTSVEFMKNMLTGVFRTGVPDTKMGFVDVRDVARAHILAGFTPNAKGRHITSAEVIPMLGVAKIVKENFGKKYSVPTGNLPKALVYVIGPFFGLSWSYTKNNIGQPLNLNNEYSKSDLGLTYRSLNETFVDHVNQMQTSGLI; encoded by the coding sequence ATGAAATCTATCAATTCAGAATTACCCGTTGTTGTAACAGGGGGATCAGGATACATTGCGTCCTGGATCGTTAAATACTTGTTAGAAGAAGGAAAGTCGGTAAGAGCCACCGTTCGCAGTTTAAAGGACAACAAAAAGATTGCACATCTGTTGGAATTAAAGGATCAGTTTAAAGATAAACTTACGTTATTAGAAGCTGATCTTTTGCAAGATGGGAGTTTTGATCAAACAATCGAAGGAACTGAACTTGTAATCCATACAGCATCTCCGTTTTTTGTAGCAGGGATTAAAAATGCACAGAAACAACTCGTTGACCCCGCATTACAAGGAACGAGGAACGTTCTGGAGTCTTGTAACCGTGTTTCTTCTGTAAAACGAGTTGTTTTAACATCAAGTGTGGCAGCCATTCACAGTGATAATATTGATTCATTACAAGTTCCCAACAATACCTTCACCGAAGAACACTGGAATACAACAAGCAATCTCACTCACCAACCTTATGCTTACTCCAAAACATTGGCAGAAAAAGAAGCTTGGGAAATTCAAAAAAAGCAAACACGTTGGGATTTAGTTGTGATCAATCCTTCTTTTGTGATGGGTCCTTCACTTTCGAAACGACTCGACGGAACTAGTGTTGAGTTTATGAAAAATATGCTTACGGGGGTTTTTCGTACAGGTGTTCCCGATACAAAAATGGGATTTGTTGATGTAAGGGATGTGGCAAGAGCTCACATTCTTGCAGGGTTCACACCGAATGCCAAAGGAAGACATATTACTTCTGCCGAAGTAATACCAATGTTAGGCGTCGCAAAGATCGTAAAAGAAAATTTTGGAAAAAAATATTCTGTTCCTACTGGAAATCTACCAAAAGCACTTGTGTATGTGATTGGGCCGTTCTTTGGATTGTCTTGGAGTTATACAAAAAATAACATTGGGCAACCATTGAACTTGAACAATGAGTATAGCAAATCTGATTTAGGATTAACCTATCGATCGTTAAACGAAACTTTCGTAGATCATGTGAACCAAATGCAAACTTCAGGACTCATATAA
- a CDS encoding DUF4269 domain-containing protein has translation MQSALTNPFLQVDYLQTGTAKQKELADDLENWKILKSLNGFKPVIAGTIPLDIDTETSDVDILVKFNIPAHLQKICYAKFRNLPEYSFVEKTVDLRVTLICRFKTKKFQYEIFGQSLEPTEQYGWIHMMVENRLLTLANPTFRERIRNLKQEGIKTEPAFCKLLDLKGDPYKILVQWNQKSDEQLKDLLSKNGF, from the coding sequence ATGCAATCCGCGCTAACCAATCCGTTCCTTCAAGTTGATTACTTACAAACGGGAACTGCAAAACAAAAGGAATTAGCGGACGATTTAGAAAATTGGAAAATTCTAAAGAGTTTAAATGGATTTAAACCTGTGATTGCAGGAACAATTCCATTGGATATCGATACAGAAACTAGCGATGTTGATATTTTAGTAAAATTTAATATCCCCGCTCATTTACAAAAAATTTGTTATGCAAAGTTTCGGAACCTACCTGAATATTCTTTTGTTGAGAAAACGGTAGATCTTCGTGTAACTTTAATTTGCCGATTTAAAACTAAAAAATTTCAATATGAGATTTTTGGACAATCCTTAGAACCAACAGAACAATATGGTTGGATCCACATGATGGTAGAAAACCGATTGTTAACATTAGCAAATCCAACATTTCGCGAAAGGATTCGAAACCTCAAACAGGAGGGTATCAAAACAGAACCTGCATTTTGTAAATTATTGGACTTAAAAGGAGATCCGTACAAAATTTTAGTTCAATGGAATCAAAAATCCGATGAACAACTAAAGGATTTACTTTCCAAAAACGGTTTTTAA
- a CDS encoding MBL fold metallo-hydrolase, translating to MYLLIFLFSSSCAFRSSGDLHLYDSYFPHETGLIPIPKGKVRATFLGTASILLDDGETQILTDGFFTRPSLWKTAFSKIESDPVTIQSVIEKAKIDHLKAIFVCHSHYDHVMDSPFVAKQTKAKLYGSSSTLNVGLGAGLSNEQMVLFQPGTPIVIGKFTITVLESKHTPPFRILGKTNATDPNHPNIDSPLAGPVKATDYIEGGTFDFLIQHGKNKILIKSSTNFVEGAFDKIHADVLFLGIAQLSLQPILFQEQFYKETIQTLKPKLLIPIHWDNFFKPLSVPLEPNLKLGDDFDGNLKFILKRTSEEKIQVQLLQGFETIDLF from the coding sequence ATGTATCTATTGATTTTTCTTTTTTCTTCTAGTTGTGCCTTTCGATCTTCGGGAGATTTACATCTTTATGATTCTTATTTTCCCCATGAAACTGGGCTGATTCCAATTCCCAAAGGAAAGGTAAGAGCCACTTTTTTAGGAACCGCATCAATTTTGTTAGATGATGGAGAAACTCAAATTCTAACGGATGGTTTTTTTACCAGACCATCCTTATGGAAAACAGCATTTTCCAAAATAGAATCCGATCCTGTCACCATTCAATCTGTGATCGAAAAAGCAAAAATTGATCACCTGAAAGCAATTTTTGTCTGTCATTCTCATTACGATCATGTAATGGATTCTCCCTTTGTCGCTAAACAAACAAAGGCGAAACTCTATGGATCTTCATCGACTCTAAACGTGGGGCTTGGAGCAGGTTTATCTAACGAACAAATGGTTTTATTCCAACCGGGAACGCCTATTGTCATCGGAAAATTTACGATTACTGTTTTGGAATCCAAACACACACCTCCTTTTCGAATTTTGGGAAAAACAAATGCTACCGATCCCAATCATCCCAATATAGATTCCCCACTGGCTGGACCGGTCAAAGCAACAGATTATATTGAAGGTGGGACTTTTGATTTTCTCATCCAACATGGAAAAAATAAAATCTTAATCAAAAGTAGTACAAATTTTGTCGAAGGAGCGTTTGATAAGATACACGCAGATGTTTTATTTTTAGGGATTGCTCAACTTTCCTTACAACCAATTTTGTTTCAGGAACAATTCTATAAAGAAACCATACAAACATTAAAACCAAAACTTCTTATCCCCATCCACTGGGATAATTTTTTCAAACCACTCTCCGTACCTTTAGAACCAAATCTCAAACTAGGAGATGATTTTGACGGTAACCTGAAATTTATTTTGAAACGGACTTCGGAAGAAAAGATCCAAGTCCAGTTACTGCAAGGATTCGAAACCATTGATTTGTTTTAA
- a CDS encoding M15 family metallopeptidase, with protein sequence MKLIIIAVCLGIPFLSLVSESTENKPSVLDRPTYQLSVQKNQNKELINLEKKIPSLVLDIKYATANNFTKQVIYKEAKAFARKPVAEALGFAQKDFLQLGYSIKIYDAYRPYAATVKFFEIVGDTRYVASPKTGSRHNKGCAIDLTLVDSKTKKELSMPTEYDSFRKEAWAEAPVADPEILKNRTTLIRVLSEHGFRVNKTEWWHYDFVGCSGFEVLDIPFEELE encoded by the coding sequence ATGAAACTAATTATAATCGCAGTTTGTTTGGGAATTCCTTTTTTATCTCTAGTTTCCGAATCCACGGAAAACAAACCAAGTGTCTTGGATCGTCCGACTTACCAACTATCGGTTCAAAAAAATCAAAACAAGGAACTCATTAACTTAGAAAAGAAAATTCCGAGTTTAGTTTTGGATATCAAATATGCTACTGCGAATAACTTTACCAAACAGGTGATTTACAAAGAGGCAAAAGCATTTGCGAGAAAACCTGTGGCCGAGGCTTTAGGATTTGCACAAAAAGATTTTTTGCAACTTGGATATTCTATCAAAATTTATGATGCTTATAGGCCCTATGCAGCAACTGTCAAATTTTTTGAAATCGTTGGAGATACAAGATATGTAGCATCCCCAAAAACGGGTTCTAGGCATAACAAAGGTTGTGCGATTGATTTGACTCTTGTGGATTCAAAAACCAAAAAAGAACTTTCTATGCCCACAGAATATGATTCCTTTCGAAAAGAGGCGTGGGCAGAGGCCCCCGTTGCAGATCCCGAAATTTTAAAAAACCGAACCACTCTCATTCGTGTGCTCAGTGAACATGGGTTTCGCGTGAACAAAACAGAGTGGTGGCATTATGACTTTGTGGGTTGTTCCGGATTTGAAGTTTTAGACATTCCTTTTGAGGAATTGGAGTAG
- a CDS encoding alpha/beta hydrolase: protein MSHWEQAYSREESTFQNKDGGSIYYQVYRPKSGVKRVLVVHHGIGEHGGRYNFLLEAMAERNYAIYLIDARGHGKSDGRRGVINHFSDFFADLKELIDIAKRNEGVSKVTLLGHSMGAAVTFLYTATDNYQNDLDAYICSALPIKVKTDIVMDIKKSAGGFLAKLVPTLTVPTGLDVNMISRDKSVVEAYIKDPLVHGNVGAYLGDYLLNCYTFALESATKITVPIYMFHGKEDQIALVDGTLEAFEKLGSKDKTLKIFDGLYHETMNELPKDRAIVLGELVSWIDKH from the coding sequence ATGAGTCATTGGGAACAAGCTTACTCCCGCGAGGAGTCTACCTTTCAAAATAAAGATGGCGGATCGATTTATTACCAAGTCTATCGTCCAAAGTCCGGAGTCAAACGTGTCCTCGTTGTCCATCATGGGATCGGAGAACACGGTGGCCGTTACAATTTTTTATTGGAAGCCATGGCAGAACGCAATTACGCCATTTACCTCATCGATGCGAGAGGTCATGGTAAATCCGATGGTAGGCGTGGTGTCATCAATCATTTCTCTGATTTTTTTGCTGATCTCAAAGAACTCATCGACATCGCCAAACGTAACGAAGGTGTTAGTAAGGTAACCTTACTTGGTCACTCCATGGGGGCTGCTGTCACTTTCCTTTATACGGCAACTGACAATTACCAAAATGATTTAGATGCCTACATTTGTAGTGCCCTTCCCATCAAAGTCAAAACAGACATCGTGATGGACATTAAAAAAAGTGCCGGTGGGTTTTTAGCAAAACTGGTTCCCACTCTGACAGTTCCCACAGGTCTCGATGTCAATATGATTTCCCGAGACAAGTCAGTCGTGGAGGCTTACATAAAAGATCCATTAGTACATGGAAACGTAGGTGCTTACTTGGGAGATTATTTACTCAACTGTTATACTTTCGCATTAGAATCGGCTACAAAAATTACTGTGCCTATTTATATGTTCCACGGTAAGGAAGACCAAATTGCCCTTGTCGACGGAACATTGGAAGCCTTTGAAAAACTAGGCTCTAAAGACAAAACCTTGAAAATTTTTGACGGATTGTACCACGAGACCATGAACGAACTTCCTAAAGACAGAGCCATCGTCTTAGGAGAGTTAGTTTCTTGGATCGATAAACACTAA